A part of Rhodamnia argentea isolate NSW1041297 chromosome 8, ASM2092103v1, whole genome shotgun sequence genomic DNA contains:
- the LOC115735333 gene encoding uncharacterized protein At4g22758, whose translation MPNTKAHRRGHEERNRKGKQLLLSDKAWSFHGRSPAAMEAAKPLPRPRTVPDLLARKSLAQASAAAADEKPRLTKLLLNVALQGSVGPVHVVTTPESTVGDLIAAALRQYRKEGRRPILPTADPSGFDLHYSQFSLESLDREEKLMALGSRNFFLCAKRPPTDGVTAAGSGGASPASCGKEAQEVSKNGFNWLKFMNFML comes from the exons ATGCCGAACACGAAGGCTCACCGGAGAGGCCACGAGGAGAGGAACCGGAAGGGGAAGCAGCTGCTGCTGTCGGACAAGGCGTGGTCGTTCCACGGGAGGAGTCCGGCGGCGATGGAGGCGGCGAAGCCCCTCCCGAGGCCGAGGACGGTGCCGGACCTGCTCGCGAGGAAGAGCCTCGCCCAGGCGTCTGCGGCGGCGGCCGATGAGAAGCCGCGCCTGACGAAGCTCCTCCTGAACGTGGCGTTGCAGGGAAGCGTCGGGCCCGTACACGTTGTGACGACGCCAGAATCGACGGTCGGAGATCTGATCGCGGCCGCTCTCCGGCAGTACCGGAAGGAAGGACGCCGGCCGATATTACCAACCGCCGATCCTTCCGGCTTCGACCTCCATTACTCTCAATTCAGCTTAGAGA GTTTGGACAGAGAGGAGAAACTGATGGCGCTAGGGTCGAGGAACTTCTTCCTCTGCGCGAAGAGGCCCCCGACGGACGGCGTCACAGCCGCCGGAAGCGGCGGCGCATCGCCCGCGTCGTGCGGGAAGGAAGCCCAGGAGGTGTCGAAGaacggattcaattggctcaaGTTCATGAATTTCATGCTGTGA
- the LOC115735332 gene encoding protein TIC 100: protein MPSDDSRDPSGSQQRQDELSPERDSPEENDPNANLSGSDSDSDSDDSSSDEEEGGGGPDSGTAGDDALTYTRPSGDDMDEDDNTPEANIRRFSEILNSRRMRRKLEEEDKNYVFHEDLFDFPEDPEKWREEDLKELWADAPLEATKPGWDPVWADEEDWEIVKEDIKAGREPAIAPFYLPYRRPYPAIPDNHYDISNPKAVVEELDRIEEFLKWVSYIFPDGSSYEGTVWDDLAHGKGVYVAEMGLVRYEGEWLQNNMEGHGVVEVDIPDIEPLPGSKLEEKMRAEGKIIKRDYMSPEDREWLEMDIEDSIRLTGDNYQVPVYENDEWIRQFGQKPEKGRYRYAGQWKHGRMHGCGVYEVNERLIYGRFYFGELLEDEYGCDEDVSALHSGIAEVAAAKARMFVNKPDGMVREERGPYGDPQHPYFYEEEDVWMAPGFINQFYEVPDYWKTYVGEVDQEREMWLNSFYKAPLRLPMPAELEYWWSQDHTPEFVLINKEPEPDPQDPSKLIYTEDPVILHTPTGRIINYVDDEEHGIRLFWQPDLKDGEDVDPEKVEFLPLGFDEFYGKEEVVKKESFWKRIIMAMENACKPTFDRLEKWTEEKKKASEMKIKLIEKELDLIEAELCLEEAIEDMDEELKMTEKDEENIEVGLREGVEMDSSMSAKKDEKTLAADEEEEAEGEEEEDEYEDEDAEPTSFGSVAVDQDSSKNDRKGSKPGGSPFSTSSLGFASCGLVSVVSSKLQHSFLSWKESRSSVNATPTLLIPGCSSLNQVPHNLSYAPNLCKEGRLRARRQERRKHQARRPSKGSASQLHSLSRILSPGPASRKPEMNPKEPRRWRHAWLHKAPKDDLSSILSLHNSLYYSKSYMDSGMK, encoded by the exons ATGCCTAGCGACGACTCTAGGGACCCCTCTGGCTCGCAGCAACGGCAGGACGAACTTTCCCCGGAGCGAGATTCACCCGAAGAAAATGACCCGAATGCGAACCTGTCCGGCTCGGACTCCGATTCCGACTCCGACGACTCCTCCTCCgacgaggaagaaggaggaggaggacccgACTCGGGAACCGCCGGCGACGACGCTCTCACCTACACCCGACCCTCGGGCGACGACATGGACGAGGACGACAACACGCCGGAGGCCAACATCCGGCGCTTCTCCGAGATCCTGAACAGTCGGCGGATGCGGAGGaagctggaggaggaggacaagaACTACGTCTTCCACGAGGACCTGTTCGATTTCCCCGAGGACCCCGAGAAATGGCGGGAGGAGGATCTGAAGGAGCTGTGGGCGGACGCGCCGCTCGAGGCCACGAAGCCCGGGTGGGACCCTGTGTGGGCCGACGAGGAGGACTGGGAAATCGTGAAGGAGGATATCAAGGCAGGCCGCGAGCCGGCGATAGCCCCATTCTACTTGCCGTACCGGAGGCCGTATCCGGCGATACCGGACAACCATTACGACATATCGAACCCAAAGGCGGTGGTGGAGGAGTTGGACAGGATTGAGGAGTTCCTGAAATGGGTCAGCTACATTTTCCCAGACGGCAGCTC GTATGAAGGAACGGTTTGGGATGACTTGGCCCATGGAAAAGGGGTCTATGTCGCCGAAATGGGGCTTGTTAG GTATGAAGGTGAATGGCTTCAAAATAATATGGAAGGACATGGAGTCGTTGAAGTGGATATACCTGACATTGAACCTCTTCCAGGTTCCAA GCTAGAAGAGAAAATGCGTGCTGAAGGGAAGATCATAAAAAGAGATTATATGTCTCCGGAAGACAGGGAGTGGCTGGAAATGGATATAGAAGATAGCATTCGTCTGACTGGGGATAACTATCAAGTCCCTGTCTATGAAAATGATGAGTGGATCAGACAATTTGGTCAAAAACC GGAAAAAGGTCGATATCGGTATGCTGGTCAGTGGAAGCATGGAAGGATGCATGGGTGTGGCGTTTATGAAGTCAACGAGCGTCTAATCTAT GGTAGATTTTACTTTGGGGAGCTATTAGAGGATGAGTATGGCTGTGACGAGGATGTTTCAGCG CTTCATTCTGGGATAGCAGAAGTAGCTGCTGCTAAGGCAAGGATGTTTGTTAACAAGCCAGATGGAA TGGTCAGAGAAGAGAGAGGCCCCTATGGTGATCCTCAGCATCCTTACTtttatgaggaagaagatgtgTGGATGGCCCCTGGCTTCATCAATCAGTTCTATGAA GTCCCTGATTATTGGAAAACATACGTTGGTGAAGTGGATCAGGAAAGAGAAATGTGGTTAAATTCCTTCTACAAAGCACCACTAAGGCTGCCTATGCCCGCTGAACTCGAGTATTGGTGGTCACAAG ATCATACTCCAGAATTTGTTCTGATCAACAAGGAACCAGAACCTGATCCGCAAGATCCATCCAAGCTTATATACACAGAAGATCCTGTAATCCTTCATACTCCAACTGGGCGTATAATTAATTatgttgatgatgaagagcatggGATCCGCTTGTTCTGGCAGCCAGATTTAAAAGACGGGGAAGATGTTGACCCAGAGAAGGTAGAATTTCTACCACTTGGTTTTGATGAGTTCTATGGGAAAGAAGAGGTTGTCAAGAAAGAAAGTTTTTGGAAAAGGATTATCATGGCGATGGAAAATGCATGTAAGCCTACATTTGATAGACTAGAGAAATGgacggaggagaagaagaaagccagtGAAATGAAGATTAAGCTGATAGAGAAGGAGCTTGACCTTATCGAAGCTGAATTGTGCTTGGAAGAGGCAATTGAGGACATGGATGAGGAGCTGAAGATGACAGAGAAAGATGAAGAGAACATTGAAGTGGGTTTGCGGGAGGGAGTGGAAATGGATTCTTCTATGTCAgccaaaaaagatgagaaaacttTGGCTGctgatgaggaagaggaagcagaaggagaagaggaagaggatgaaTATGAAGACGAGGACGCTGAACCGACAAGTTTTGGTTCTGTCGCTGTCGATCAGGACTCATCGAAGAATGACCGAAAAGGCAGCAAGCCTGGGGGGTCGCCATTTTCTACTTCCTCATTGGGATTTGCTTCATGCGGCCTCGTCTCTGTT GTTTCTTCGAAGCTGCAACACTCATTTTTATCATGGAAGGAGAGCAGATCCTCGGTAAACGCAACTCCAACATTGCTCATCCCAGGCTGTAGTAGCCTGAATCAAGTTCCTCACAACCTCAGTTACGCACCAAATCTTTGCAAGGAAGGGAGATTAAGAGCGAGGAGGCAAGAACGCCGAAAGCATCAAGCAAGAAGACCGTCAAAGGGGAGTGCATCTCAACTGCATTCCTTATCGAGGATCCTCTCGCCCGGTCCAGCTTCTAGAAAGCCTGAGATGAATCCGAAGGAGCCAAGAAGATGGAGGCATGCCTGGCTGCATAAAGCACCGAAGGATGACTTAAGCAGCATCTTGTCATTACATAATTCGCTGTACTATTCCAAATCATACATGGACAGTGGTATGAAGTGA